The proteins below are encoded in one region of Patescibacteria group bacterium:
- a CDS encoding SHOCT domain-containing protein yields the protein MMWGYGYGPYMGYGFLPIIGWVFSWIFFIVVIVLAIRFFRGGRWHDHDRSAEILRERYAKGEISKKEFEEMKKDLQ from the coding sequence ATGATGTGGGGTTATGGTTACGGTCCTTATATGGGTTATGGCTTTCTACCAATCATTGGCTGGGTTTTTTCCTGGATATTTTTTATCGTGGTTATTGTTCTGGCCATTCGCTTCTTTCGCGGCGGACGCTGGCACGATCATGACCGATCGGCGGAAATTCTTCGCGAACGCTATGCCAAAGGCGAAATTTCCAAGAAAGAGTTCGAGGAAATGAAAAAGGATCTCCAGTAA
- a CDS encoding O-antigen ligase family protein, with protein sequence MKYLLILLLILFPLGQLGRFDLGNGVTLHLNDLAVGIVGGIGIIRELRTGKKSALFWPVAIWAAAMALSLLVNISRYTPFQLAVAGMYAVRWLAYAGIYFAFRETKEKELIKKGLIAGVLIVALAGIAQYLLMPDTTFLAAQNWDEHYFRLISTFLDPGFTGIILTLGLFSIFNFKFKILNKFSILQFSIIYTALLLTYSRASYLAYLVGFGIIAWYKKSLKIILVATIVLLIAIPLLPKSLGEGTKLGRENSAIARINNWKQAVMIWEKTPILGRGFDAYRYVTNASTQSHAGAGADSSILLVLATTGIVGLIAYLGVLRGMWIAGKKSLAFKASFLAVFVHSWFNNTLLYPWVMEWLFLLLVLDG encoded by the coding sequence ATGAAATACCTGTTAATTTTGCTCTTAATTCTTTTTCCGCTTGGGCAGTTGGGAAGATTCGATTTGGGAAACGGGGTTACGCTGCATCTGAATGATCTGGCAGTTGGTATAGTCGGGGGAATCGGGATTATCCGGGAACTGCGGACCGGGAAAAAATCGGCGCTGTTCTGGCCGGTGGCGATCTGGGCTGCAGCCATGGCTCTTTCGCTTTTGGTTAATATCTCCCGCTATACACCTTTCCAGTTAGCGGTTGCCGGGATGTATGCAGTTCGTTGGTTGGCCTATGCCGGGATCTATTTTGCTTTTAGGGAGACGAAGGAAAAAGAGCTAATAAAAAAAGGTTTAATTGCGGGAGTTCTAATCGTGGCTCTGGCCGGTATTGCCCAATATCTTCTCATGCCGGATACCACTTTTTTAGCGGCCCAGAATTGGGACGAACATTACTTTAGGTTGATATCTACCTTTCTAGACCCGGGGTTTACGGGAATAATTCTGACCTTAGGATTATTCTCAATTTTTAATTTTAAATTTAAAATTTTAAACAAATTTTCAATTCTTCAATTTTCAATAATTTATACCGCTCTTTTATTGACTTACTCCCGGGCGTCGTATTTGGCCTATCTGGTTGGTTTCGGGATCATCGCCTGGTACAAAAAGTCATTAAAAATAATTCTTGTTGCTACTATAGTTCTCCTGATTGCCATTCCCCTGTTGCCGAAAAGTCTGGGCGAAGGGACCAAGCTCGGCCGGGAGAACAGCGCCATCGCCCGAATTAATAACTGGAAACAGGCAGTAATGATTTGGGAAAAGACCCCGATTTTAGGCAGGGGTTTTGACGCCTACCGCTACGTGACTAACGCCAGTACCCAAAGCCATGCCGGAGCCGGGGCAGATTCGTCCATACTTTTGGTCCTGGCGACAACCGGAATCGTCGGCCTGATCGCTTATCTTGGGGTCTTGCGGGGGATGTGGATTGCGGGGAAGAAAAGTTTGGCTTTTAAAGCGAGTTTTCTGGCAGTTTTTGTTCACTCCTGGTTCAACAATACTCTTTTGTACCCCTGGGTCATGGAGTGGTTATTCCTACTGCTGGTACTTGACGGTTAA
- a CDS encoding glycosyltransferase family 2 protein, with amino-acid sequence MKTIAVIVDFKSHEKVRKLAGELRAVGDLGVVVVDNTEDNIGFAGGVNKGIKVALKRGAERVLLVNPDVKISADLERIDADSDIVSPVLRFRRKGKWVYDMGGKVNWVLGRTTHTEVGDMGEVRGLKKNIEYVSGACMVVKKGVFEKIGFFDERFFLYFEDADFCLRAKAAGLKVAVDPNIIVEHNISEHRFTRDQFKIRQNLKSNFLFIRKWVAPIFWPLALGFMAIRVAREVR; translated from the coding sequence TTCAAGAGCCATGAGAAAGTCAGGAAACTGGCGGGGGAGTTGAGGGCTGTGGGGGATTTGGGGGTGGTGGTTGTAGATAATACTGAGGACAACATTGGATTTGCGGGAGGGGTAAACAAGGGGATAAAGGTGGCGCTGAAGCGGGGAGCAGAGAGAGTACTCCTAGTGAATCCTGACGTTAAGATTTCCGCGGATTTGGAGCGGATTGACGCGGATTCGGATATTGTCAGCCCAGTGTTGAGGTTTAGGCGCAAAGGGAAATGGGTTTATGACATGGGAGGAAAAGTGAATTGGGTTTTGGGAAGAACTACCCACACAGAAGTTGGGGATATGGGGGAAGTGAGGGGTTTGAAAAAAAATATCGAATATGTATCGGGGGCATGCATGGTGGTGAAAAAAGGGGTTTTTGAAAAGATCGGATTTTTTGACGAGCGCTTTTTTCTTTATTTCGAAGACGCGGACTTTTGTTTACGGGCGAAAGCGGCAGGTCTTAAAGTAGCTGTAGATCCTAATATAATAGTAGAGCATAACATTTCGGAACACCGGTTTACTCGTGATCAGTTTAAAATACGGCAAAATCTAAAGAGTAATTTTCTGTTTATCCGTAAATGGGTGGCCCCTATTTTTTGGCCGCTGGCCCTCGGGTTTATGGCTATCAGAGTAGCCAGGGAAGTACGATAA
- a CDS encoding Ig-like domain-containing protein: protein MMRSPYSRLQQRYTKQTQQRLILSLIGSIILVVILVIYGLPALFNLTGTISSFRRGNSATVSSDNTVAPTTPELSQDLTATSSAHTKVHGVADPNITVEIFQNGRSLGTVVASNDGTFTQDADLEKGPNSFTAQAVNDANQKSDVSEAYVVSFLSGQPKLDLSSPKDGDSFNNQTISVSGATDPGDTVSINDRLAIVDKDGNFSYSLNLNSGDNKLKITATDPAGNTTSKELTVKYQQ, encoded by the coding sequence ATGATGCGATCGCCATACAGCCGGCTGCAACAGCGCTATACTAAACAAACTCAGCAGCGCCTGATCCTTTCTCTGATTGGTTCGATAATTTTGGTCGTTATTTTGGTAATTTATGGTCTGCCGGCTCTTTTTAATTTAACCGGCACTATCAGTAGTTTTCGCCGGGGTAATTCTGCAACCGTTTCCTCTGATAACACCGTCGCTCCAACTACCCCAGAACTTTCCCAGGACCTGACGGCGACATCTTCGGCCCACACCAAGGTTCACGGCGTTGCCGATCCGAACATCACCGTGGAAATTTTCCAAAACGGACGTTCTTTGGGAACCGTAGTCGCTTCAAATGATGGCACTTTTACCCAGGACGCCGATTTGGAAAAAGGTCCAAACAGCTTTACCGCTCAGGCGGTTAACGACGCTAATCAGAAAAGCGATGTTTCCGAGGCCTATGTTGTCAGCTTCCTTTCCGGCCAGCCAAAGTTGGATTTATCCTCGCCCAAAGACGGCGACTCATTTAATAACCAGACTATTTCTGTCAGCGGGGCCACCGATCCGGGCGATACGGTTTCTATTAATGACCGGCTGGCGATTGTCGACAAAGACGGTAACTTTTCTTATTCCCTCAACCTAAACAGCGGAGACAACAAATTGAAGATCACGGCCACTGACCCGGCCGGCAACACTACCTCTAAAGAATTAACCGTCAAGTACCAGCAGTAG